From a single Apium graveolens cultivar Ventura chromosome 2, ASM990537v1, whole genome shotgun sequence genomic region:
- the LOC141707768 gene encoding squamosa promoter-binding-like protein 9, with translation MGSYSSSSTSPDSLNGLKFGQKIYFEDVGVGSGSSVGNNTNKSGGSGSGGGGGGDVKPASPAKKGRFGGGGQVGQQPPRCQVEGCKVDMSDAKGYYARHKVCVIHSESAKVVVSGIEQRFFQQCSRIEQRNWKLCDGLHNLSKGKLERSVDTYKTI, from the exons ATGGGTTCTTACTCCTCTTCTTCTACTTCCCCTGATTCTCTTAATGGCTTAAAATTTGGTCAGAAAATTTACTTTGAGGATGTGGGTGTAGGTAGTGGTAGTAGTGTTGGGAATAACACCAACAAATCTGGTGGGAGTGGtagtggtggtggtggtggtggagaTGTAAAACCAGCTTCTCCAGCCAAGAAAGGTAGGTTTGGTGGTGGTGGTCAAGTGGGGCAGCAGCCCCCGAGGTGTCAAGTTGAAGGGTGTAAGGTAGATATGAGTGATGCTAAAGGGTATTATGCCAGGCATAAAGTTTGTGTTATACACTCAGAGTCAGCTAAGGTTGTTGTTTCAGGTATTGAGCAAAGATTTTTCCAGCAGTGTAGCAG AATAGAGCAGCGGAACTGGAAGCTTTGTGATGGACTTCACAACTTATCCAAGGGCAAGCTGGAGAGATCAGTGGACACCTACAAGACCATTTGA